In the genome of Montipora foliosa isolate CH-2021 chromosome 3, ASM3666993v2, whole genome shotgun sequence, one region contains:
- the LOC137994187 gene encoding putative nuclease HARBI1: MACIMLYVPVPARRKRNFNLNENLLDGLSEAEVKSRYRFSRNSIQFITDTLAADLERPTGRNRALKPQEQVLVALRFFASVSFLEVVGDTVGGIPKCTVSRIVSRVSTALVRKQHEFIRWPSTAAERQEIKQGFFEKGGFPGVIGCIDGTHIRIQGPSAHESDFVNRKGFHSINVQAICDHKDNYLVLIVDIY, from the exons ATGGCCTGCATTATGCTTTATGTACCAGTACCAGCACG GCgtaaaagaaattttaaccTCAATGAGAACTTACTCGACGGACTCTCTGAAGCCGAGGTTAAGTCACGCTACAGATTTTCGCGTAATTCCATTCAGTTCATCACCGACACGCTTGCTGCCGACCTCGAAAGACCAACCGGAAGAAACCGTGCATTGAAACCCCAGGAACAGGTTCTTGTTGCTCTTCGTTTTTTTGCAAGTGTTAGTTTTTTGGAGGTGGTAGGTGACACAGTCGGTGGCATTCCCAAATGCACCGTTTCGAGAATCGTCAGTAGGGTGTCAACAGCTCTTGTTCGAAAACAGCACGAGTTCATACGATGGCCATCAACAGCTGCCGAAAGGCAAGAAATAAAGCAAGGCTTTTTTGAAAAGGGAGGCTTTCCCGGAGTTATTGGCTGCATTGATGGAACCCATATACGTATTCAAGGCCCAAGTGCTCACGAGAGCGATTTTGTGAACAGGAAAGGGTTTCATTCGATCAACGTTCAAGCGATATGTGATCACAAAGATAATTATCTGgttttaattgttgacatttattga